The proteins below are encoded in one region of Nitrospirota bacterium:
- a CDS encoding tetratricopeptide repeat protein: MLTDLDSALSYLGNLTLIEISTVKTDDTETVKYYFVTPIIADLLKEHDGLMSNEDTLKKTGFPLCMGSLSPGNDKEGITSFSVIPAEAGIHSLKVNFSDKLAGDYYDDVVNNFDGGLTEHEEAFYHYHKARVKEKINEIGSRLSRYYYDSSLYSAAFHYCKAVYELLGLESDLHVLNYLGLILQLYCDLDGALKIFLEVEKITKAKGDKQQEGAILSNIGQIYHVKGDYDSALKYLLDSLKLSKQINNKKGDGVTLNNIGEIYRVKGDYYSALKYMRDSLKNSKEIGDKQQEGITLNNISLIYDAKRDYDEALKYLLESLKIAREIGDKQQEGAALNNISQIYDAKGDYDRALQYLLESLKISKEIGDTFGVANALFNLAALYEATGKPAESAQCLKDVTEINKTLKSYEVSQALKRAGIEG; this comes from the coding sequence GTGCTAACAGACTTAGATAGCGCTCTTTCATATCTGGGCAATCTGACTCTTATTGAGATTTCAACGGTTAAGACAGACGATACAGAGACAGTTAAATACTATTTCGTAACGCCGATAATCGCCGATTTATTGAAAGAACATGACGGCTTAATGTCAAATGAGGATACACTGAAAAAGACTGGATTCCCGCTCTGCATGGGGTCGCTGAGCCCCGGGAATGACAAAGAGGGGATCACTTCCTTTTCTGTCATTCCTGCGGAAGCAGGAATCCATTCCCTTAAAGTCAACTTTTCCGATAAACTCGCTGGTGATTATTACGATGATGTTGTTAATAATTTTGATGGCGGTTTAACGGAACATGAGGAGGCATTCTATCACTACCACAAAGCCAGAGTAAAAGAAAAGATTAATGAAATCGGCTCAAGACTGTCTCGCTATTATTATGACAGCTCATTGTATTCAGCAGCCTTCCATTATTGTAAAGCCGTTTATGAATTACTCGGGTTGGAGTCAGATTTACATGTTTTAAATTATCTGGGGTTAATTCTTCAATTATATTGCGACCTTGACGGAGCACTAAAGATATTTTTAGAGGTCGAAAAAATTACAAAGGCTAAGGGCGATAAACAACAAGAAGGGGCTATCTTAAGTAATATTGGTCAGATATATCATGTCAAAGGCGATTATGACAGCGCTCTTAAGTATCTGCTTGATAGCTTAAAACTCAGTAAGCAGATTAATAATAAAAAGGGGGATGGGGTTACTTTAAATAATATCGGTGAGATTTATAGAGTAAAAGGCGATTATTACTCAGCGCTTAAGTATATGCGTGATAGTTTAAAAAACAGTAAGGAGATTGGCGATAAACAACAGGAAGGGATCACTTTAAATAATATTAGCCTGATATATGATGCCAAGCGCGATTATGACGAAGCACTTAAATATCTGCTTGAGAGTTTAAAAATAGCGAGAGAGATAGGCGACAAGCAACAGGAAGGGGCTGCTTTAAATAATATCAGCCAGATATATGACGCCAAAGGCGATTATGACAGAGCGCTTCAGTATCTCCTTGAGAGTTTAAAAATCAGTAAGGAGATTGGCGATACGTTTGGTGTTGCGAACGCTCTTTTTAACCTTGCGGCGTTATACGAAGCGACTGGCAAACCTGCGGAATCGGCACAGTGCCTAAAAGATGTAACAGAAATCAATAAGACGTTAAAGAGTTATGAAGTGTCACAGGCATTAAAGCGCGCAGGGATAGAGGGGTAG
- a CDS encoding molybdopterin-dependent oxidoreductase, which yields MANLITIKINGTEHKVPEGVNLIDAAQSVGVHIPNFCYLKGMKGIGACRMCLVEVNGRAMTACIMKTKDGMDVVTDSEKLKESRKFVVDLILSMHPLDCMTCTKAGVCELQSYAYEFEIKESSFSRKKFGFPIDDKNPFIKRDPDYCILCGRCVRVCKEQGTSVLEFYGRGVGSRVTTAADKPLQDSGCTFCGSCLDVCPVNAIVEADRWRKGREWQYEKTESVCLYCAGACDIKVSTHKGDVAKVCAGGDDAMAEHFICALGRYGFDSLNAETRVLNPLKKVDGTLQETTWADAAKIVSEKIKGAGSGILTVSSITNEDALAIKGYYEAAGVENLVASVSSYSDKASLIGDAVDVENADLMIVAGLNPNQWTRFLPSIDALIRTKADRKAKLVVINSEDAKIAEIADVVLSGDEASLLKSLAKAIADAGLALPAGLDVLGASVSEDITKAAELFKNAQSPVVITTPQLYQAAANLALFKGGAVSVGYEANSKGVTLMGLQSKGLKCTDMVEGKVSSLLTVGHGPLPGRPKVDFWAAIVTNMTDVVKEADIVLPMAAYLETDGTIVDYQGRLKKLSKTVEPLGQAKPVAAIFTEIAKAAGKDISISASEIESLAKETVKVKAAPFEKRTDLHAVSLEIEELIQAHIVNGSRLFWLKEVQKVAVS from the coding sequence ATGGCTAATCTGATAACAATAAAGATAAACGGTACAGAACACAAAGTACCGGAGGGAGTTAATCTCATAGATGCCGCTCAGAGTGTTGGGGTGCATATTCCTAATTTCTGTTATCTTAAAGGCATGAAGGGGATTGGAGCCTGCCGGATGTGTCTTGTTGAGGTTAATGGCCGTGCTATGACCGCCTGTATCATGAAAACCAAAGACGGTATGGATGTGGTAACAGATAGTGAGAAACTAAAGGAGTCGCGTAAGTTTGTCGTTGACCTCATTCTTTCTATGCACCCCCTTGATTGTATGACCTGTACGAAGGCTGGAGTGTGCGAGTTACAAAGCTATGCTTATGAGTTTGAGATTAAGGAATCATCCTTTAGCAGAAAGAAGTTTGGCTTCCCGATAGACGATAAAAATCCGTTTATTAAGAGAGACCCTGATTACTGTATACTTTGCGGCAGATGCGTAAGGGTATGTAAGGAGCAGGGGACATCCGTACTGGAATTCTACGGCAGAGGGGTCGGCTCAAGAGTGACCACTGCCGCCGATAAACCACTTCAGGATTCGGGTTGTACGTTTTGCGGCTCCTGTTTGGACGTTTGTCCGGTAAATGCCATAGTAGAGGCTGACAGATGGCGAAAGGGACGTGAATGGCAGTACGAAAAAACCGAATCGGTTTGTCTTTATTGCGCAGGCGCTTGTGATATAAAAGTCAGCACGCATAAGGGTGATGTGGCAAAGGTGTGTGCCGGTGGCGATGACGCTATGGCTGAGCACTTTATCTGCGCCCTTGGCAGATACGGTTTTGACTCTCTTAACGCAGAAACCAGAGTGTTGAATCCTCTTAAAAAAGTTGACGGCACGCTTCAGGAAACAACATGGGCTGACGCTGCAAAAATAGTCTCTGAAAAAATAAAAGGTGCCGGCTCCGGAATTCTAACGGTATCCTCGATTACTAATGAGGATGCTTTGGCTATTAAGGGCTATTATGAAGCAGCAGGGGTTGAGAACTTAGTTGCCTCAGTGTCTTCTTATAGCGATAAGGCTTCTCTCATTGGAGATGCGGTAGATGTGGAAAACGCTGATTTAATGATAGTAGCAGGACTTAACCCTAACCAATGGACACGGTTCCTTCCATCCATAGATGCGCTTATCAGAACAAAAGCTGACAGAAAAGCAAAGCTTGTGGTGATTAACTCAGAGGACGCAAAAATCGCCGAGATTGCCGATGTAGTACTTAGTGGCGATGAGGCTTCTTTGTTAAAGTCACTGGCAAAGGCCATTGCAGATGCCGGGCTTGCCCTGCCTGCTGGTTTAGATGTATTGGGAGCAAGTGTATCTGAGGATATAACAAAAGCTGCCGAATTATTTAAAAACGCTCAGTCACCGGTTGTTATAACAACCCCTCAACTGTATCAGGCTGCGGCAAATCTTGCGCTTTTTAAAGGCGGTGCGGTTTCTGTCGGCTATGAGGCCAACTCCAAAGGGGTAACACTGATGGGGCTTCAGAGTAAAGGTTTGAAGTGTACAGATATGGTTGAAGGAAAAGTTTCGTCACTACTCACTGTCGGACATGGGCCCTTACCCGGAAGACCTAAAGTGGACTTTTGGGCAGCCATAGTTACAAACATGACAGATGTGGTTAAGGAGGCTGACATTGTGCTTCCAATGGCGGCATACCTTGAGACTGACGGCACAATCGTTGACTATCAGGGACGGCTTAAAAAGCTCTCAAAAACTGTCGAACCCCTCGGCCAGGCAAAACCGGTTGCAGCAATATTCACTGAAATTGCCAAAGCCGCAGGAAAAGATATATCAATAAGTGCCTCCGAGATAGAATCGCTGGCAAAAGAAACTGTAAAGGTAAAAGCCGCACCATTTGAAAAACGAACAGATTTACACGCTGTTTCTCTTGAAATAGAGGAGCTTATACAAGCTCACATTGTTAACGGCTCAAGGCTTTTCTGGCTTAAAGAAGTACAAAAAGTAGCAGTTAGTTGA
- a CDS encoding 4Fe-4S dicluster domain-containing protein, whose translation MADEKDIKTITEDTSKYRCPIQKAILFLDEFIEGPMCAKCLPCPMGSYEMRVRCKRLAEGQGTLADVEAIKNIAPIMFEASMCKKGKDTAKFIIDTLENLPGVYEAHTDGNCPDKECAKLTAYRVIGDKCTACDECKVACKDFAILGEKRKPYLSGYYSYEVVDVRCTRCGKCAEVCKYGAIEVVNIKDTLAVKA comes from the coding sequence ATGGCTGACGAGAAAGACATTAAGACAATAACCGAGGATACCAGTAAATACCGGTGTCCGATACAAAAAGCTATACTGTTTCTGGATGAGTTCATAGAGGGCCCAATGTGTGCCAAATGCCTGCCCTGTCCTATGGGATCATATGAAATGAGAGTGCGCTGTAAACGGCTTGCTGAGGGGCAGGGAACCTTAGCAGATGTGGAGGCCATAAAAAACATAGCTCCGATTATGTTTGAAGCGTCCATGTGTAAAAAGGGCAAAGACACGGCTAAGTTTATTATTGACACTTTAGAAAACCTGCCGGGAGTATATGAGGCACACACTGATGGCAACTGCCCCGACAAAGAATGTGCAAAGCTGACAGCCTACAGGGTTATCGGTGATAAGTGCACGGCGTGTGATGAGTGCAAGGTTGCCTGTAAGGACTTTGCCATACTGGGAGAGAAGAGAAAACCATATCTTTCCGGCTACTATTCTTATGAGGTAGTGGATGTCAGGTGTACACGTTGTGGAAAGTGCGCAGAGGTTTGTAAGTACGGGGCAATAGAAGTCGTCAACATAAAAGACACCTTAGCGGTTAAGGCTTGA
- a CDS encoding CHAT domain-containing protein, with product MQWKDVTLNISDKQRTRLKQLGAQFTDAMENKGLIKCDVPVSLTEELTEIINANTEVRANLKDAYENNNHYVLRLIDKDNEILNLPWPLVRETNHFKQLVDIKSLHIVKTPTPIFDKNYSDFTPQVAAPLKILIMISSPTDLKLEQRLSYEDEEYSILKAFEPLLKTGHVQIDYTDDGSLEALESKLKNKDNKYHILHFSGHGSFKGSQGTLCLEDHNTLQETRVPVTDLDFAKAVNAKPDYKIPLVVLSSCKTAQGNSEKILSGVTNKLINIETPSVISMGMSVSDRHAIRFTAELYTELANGLSIPEAFSTAMKRLKIHEQQQAANGGYVTQQWMIPNLYVSRKIEKLVDWDSAPVPLKLTNYQYVTEGKQISLAHKAGFMFVGRRAEKAKVFEPFFDRKPIMLKGQGGVGKSTMAEYMVQRAITKDPAKTVPVIITHEVRSIDDVLKVIEAAMLKTGSEKMVNITITSKSIPEAILRLDTILRVFATDYDPVLVFDNLETFQDVSTGLFKAEYNDIYEVIKHLCSEKILQLVLTGRYSIPGLANVIEVNLNNIGFNDYWKKCQYLELFEIHNELNKKFYLDTIFDKQEAEFVDLVKFLYESLGGNFRALEFFNEIYKNKRTEITESLKTIKSMKAVLAAAVTDIKSEMALNLVFRELLKLVNAGQKRVLYLLSNFRIPVQLKASKCSLRDKC from the coding sequence ATGCAATGGAAAGACGTTACGCTTAATATTTCTGACAAACAACGAACGCGCTTAAAACAACTCGGTGCACAATTTACCGATGCGATGGAAAATAAGGGGCTAATCAAATGTGATGTCCCTGTGTCTCTTACAGAAGAGCTTACAGAGATTATCAATGCCAACACTGAAGTCAGAGCAAATCTTAAAGACGCTTATGAAAACAATAACCATTATGTGTTGCGGCTGATTGACAAAGATAATGAAATCCTAAATCTCCCGTGGCCGCTTGTAAGGGAAACAAATCACTTTAAACAGCTTGTTGACATCAAAAGTCTGCATATAGTAAAAACACCAACTCCGATATTTGATAAAAATTATTCTGATTTTACACCACAAGTAGCAGCGCCATTAAAAATCCTGATTATGATTTCCTCGCCAACTGATTTAAAACTGGAACAGCGTCTCTCATATGAAGATGAGGAGTACAGTATTTTAAAAGCATTTGAACCGCTGCTTAAAACCGGCCATGTGCAAATTGACTATACTGATGACGGTTCCCTTGAGGCATTAGAGTCAAAACTTAAAAACAAAGATAACAAATACCACATTCTGCATTTTTCCGGACACGGTTCATTTAAGGGTTCACAGGGGACATTGTGTCTTGAAGATCATAATACTTTACAAGAGACGCGTGTACCTGTAACAGATTTAGATTTTGCAAAGGCGGTTAATGCAAAACCCGATTATAAAATCCCACTTGTTGTGTTGTCATCGTGTAAGACCGCTCAGGGCAATTCAGAAAAGATATTAAGCGGTGTAACTAACAAGCTTATAAATATTGAAACACCGTCTGTTATCTCAATGGGAATGTCTGTGTCAGATAGACATGCAATACGTTTCACAGCAGAGCTTTACACAGAACTCGCAAACGGGCTGTCTATCCCTGAGGCTTTCTCAACCGCTATGAAACGCCTGAAAATTCATGAGCAACAACAAGCTGCCAATGGCGGCTATGTAACACAACAATGGATGATTCCAAATCTCTACGTCTCACGTAAAATTGAAAAACTCGTGGACTGGGATAGCGCTCCTGTTCCCTTGAAATTGACAAACTATCAATATGTGACCGAGGGCAAACAAATATCGTTAGCTCACAAGGCGGGTTTTATGTTTGTCGGGCGCAGGGCTGAGAAAGCAAAAGTATTTGAACCGTTTTTTGATCGGAAACCTATAATGCTGAAGGGTCAGGGAGGAGTCGGTAAAAGCACAATGGCCGAATATATGGTTCAACGGGCTATAACAAAGGATCCTGCTAAGACCGTTCCGGTTATTATCACTCATGAGGTGCGCTCGATTGACGATGTTTTAAAAGTTATAGAAGCTGCAATGTTAAAAACCGGCTCTGAAAAAATGGTGAATATTACAATAACATCAAAATCTATTCCAGAGGCGATACTTCGGCTTGATACAATATTGAGAGTTTTTGCAACAGACTATGACCCCGTTTTAGTGTTTGACAACCTTGAAACATTTCAGGATGTTTCAACAGGTTTGTTTAAAGCAGAATATAATGACATTTACGAGGTTATAAAGCATCTGTGTAGTGAGAAAATCTTACAGTTGGTTTTAACCGGCAGATACTCAATTCCCGGACTTGCAAATGTAATTGAGGTCAACTTAAACAACATCGGGTTTAACGATTATTGGAAAAAGTGCCAATATCTGGAGTTGTTTGAAATTCATAATGAGCTAAACAAGAAATTCTATTTAGATACGATTTTTGATAAGCAAGAGGCCGAATTTGTCGATCTGGTTAAATTTCTGTATGAAAGCTTAGGCGGGAATTTCCGGGCGCTTGAATTCTTTAACGAGATTTATAAGAATAAGCGAACAGAAATCACAGAATCTCTTAAAACGATAAAAAGTATGAAAGCGGTTTTAGCTGCAGCTGTTACTGACATAAAATCTGAGATGGCGCTGAATCTTGTTTTTAGAGAATTACTAAAGCTGGTTAACGCTGGTCAAAAGCGGGTTTTGTATCTGCTTTCCAATTTCAGGATTCCGGTTCAACTTAAGGCGTCCAAGTGCAGCCTGAGGGACAAGTGCTAA
- a CDS encoding DUF2283 domain-containing protein — protein MKISYDPRYNIAYLRLHEGVEPAGVETIKMSEEINIDMAPDGTIYGIELLNANAQLNKADKGKLLVVNEATGEESEFAIF, from the coding sequence ATGAAAATAAGCTACGATCCAAGATACAACATTGCATATTTACGTTTGCATGAAGGTGTGGAGCCTGCCGGTGTGGAGACAATAAAGATGAGTGAAGAGATTAACATTGATATGGCACCTGACGGTACAATCTATGGCATAGAACTATTGAATGCCAATGCACAGCTTAATAAAGCTGACAAAGGGAAACTTCTGGTCGTTAATGAGGCAACAGGAGAGGAGTCGGAGTTCGCTATCTTTTAG